In a single window of the Deinococcus yavapaiensis KR-236 genome:
- a CDS encoding SRPBCC domain-containing protein has protein sequence MTSTTPFPMTSRVEAGRELILERIFKAPRHLVFDAFSQAEHLKKWWGPRGWDLSFCAVDFRPGGTWHYCMKCVDEAQGAFYGMESWGLGIYEDIETPRRIVYTDHFSDADARINDTMPSTLVTLTFEEVDGGTKIVNRAVYASEEGLKTVLDMGMLQGVTETWNRLAEHLDAEQS, from the coding sequence ATGACCAGCACCACGCCCTTCCCGATGACGTCACGCGTCGAAGCAGGCCGAGAACTGATTTTGGAGCGGATCTTCAAAGCGCCCCGCCACCTGGTCTTCGACGCCTTCTCGCAAGCCGAACACCTCAAGAAGTGGTGGGGGCCGCGCGGCTGGGACTTGTCCTTCTGCGCCGTCGACTTTCGCCCCGGCGGCACGTGGCACTACTGCATGAAGTGCGTCGACGAAGCCCAAGGCGCGTTCTACGGCATGGAATCCTGGGGCCTGGGCATCTACGAGGACATCGAGACGCCGAGACGTATCGTCTACACCGACCACTTCTCGGACGCCGACGCGCGAATCAACGACACTATGCCGTCGACGCTCGTGACGCTGACGTTCGAAGAAGTCGACGGTGGAACAAAAATCGTCAACCGTGCCGTCTACGCTTCCGAGGAAGGCTTGAAGACCGTTTTGGACATGGGCATGCTGCAAGGCGTGACCGAGACGTGGAACCGCCTCGCCGAACACCTGGACGCCGAACAAAGCTGA
- a CDS encoding ArsR/SmtB family transcription factor, with the protein MSALAEPSRFHIVELLIERPLTVGEIATRLHIRQPQASKHLRVLSDAGIIEIEAVANRRICKLRAEPFQELDDWLRPYRRLWEESFDRLDEYLQQLQQSESTPEHEE; encoded by the coding sequence TTGAGCGCCTTGGCCGAACCCAGTCGCTTCCACATCGTCGAACTGCTGATCGAGCGACCCTTGACGGTCGGCGAAATCGCGACACGGCTGCACATTCGTCAACCTCAAGCGTCCAAGCACCTTCGCGTCCTGAGCGACGCGGGCATCATCGAAATCGAAGCGGTGGCCAATCGGCGCATCTGTAAGCTGCGCGCCGAGCCTTTCCAAGAGCTCGACGACTGGCTTCGGCCGTACCGACGACTGTGGGAGGAAAGCTTCGATCGTCTCGACGAATACTTGCAGCAACTGCAGCAGTCCGAATCCACCCCCGAACACGAGGAATGA
- a CDS encoding ABC transporter substrate-binding protein translates to MKRATLLAVTLGLFSFTVAQKVATPIEIGVAVAQTSNVALLGQEQVIGARLAEKFFNNQGGINGTPIKLVFQDTGGDEAGAINAFQNLIRDGVVGIVGPTLSQHAFAADPIAERAKVPVLGPSNTAKGIPQIGDFIARVSAPVAVVAPNAVKQALKLDPDIKRVAVLYAQNDAFSVSETGTFQETAKAQKLDVVTVQKFQTTDTDFTTQVTAVLGAKVDLVIISGLAADGGNLVKQLRQLGYKGLIIGGNGLNTSNIFSVCGRDCDGILIAQAYSPQQSGAINQVFVKEYRAQYKKDPPQFAAQAYTGVQVFVEALRKIDRKKKLNTWDLDDLRAELNKAILVGSYRTPLGVISFDKEGELNQKEFYVAQIKMKDARNGSFVFLK, encoded by the coding sequence ATGAAGCGTGCAACGTTGTTGGCCGTGACGCTTGGATTGTTTTCCTTCACCGTCGCTCAAAAAGTCGCTACGCCGATCGAGATCGGCGTGGCCGTCGCACAAACAAGCAACGTCGCGCTTCTCGGGCAAGAGCAGGTGATCGGCGCGCGCCTCGCCGAGAAGTTCTTCAACAACCAAGGCGGCATCAACGGCACGCCCATCAAGCTCGTGTTTCAAGACACGGGCGGCGACGAAGCGGGCGCCATCAACGCCTTCCAGAACCTCATTCGAGACGGCGTCGTCGGCATCGTGGGCCCGACCCTCTCTCAACACGCCTTCGCCGCCGACCCGATCGCCGAACGCGCCAAAGTGCCCGTGCTGGGACCGAGCAACACCGCCAAGGGCATTCCACAGATCGGCGACTTCATCGCGCGTGTCTCCGCCCCGGTCGCCGTGGTCGCTCCGAACGCCGTCAAGCAAGCTTTGAAGCTCGATCCGGACATCAAGCGGGTGGCGGTCTTGTACGCGCAAAACGATGCGTTCAGCGTCTCGGAGACAGGAACCTTCCAAGAAACCGCGAAGGCGCAAAAACTCGACGTGGTGACGGTGCAAAAGTTCCAGACGACTGACACGGACTTCACGACGCAAGTCACGGCCGTTCTCGGCGCCAAAGTCGACCTCGTCATCATCTCGGGCCTCGCCGCCGACGGGGGCAACCTCGTCAAGCAGTTGCGGCAACTCGGGTACAAGGGCCTGATCATCGGCGGCAACGGCCTGAACACCTCGAACATCTTCTCGGTGTGCGGACGTGACTGCGACGGCATTCTCATCGCGCAGGCGTACTCGCCTCAGCAGAGCGGCGCGATCAACCAAGTGTTCGTCAAGGAATACCGCGCGCAGTACAAGAAGGACCCGCCTCAGTTCGCCGCCCAGGCGTACACGGGCGTGCAGGTGTTCGTCGAAGCTCTGCGCAAGATCGACCGCAAGAAGAAGCTGAACACGTGGGACCTTGACGATCTGCGCGCCGAACTCAACAAGGCCATCTTGGTCGGCAGTTACCGCACCCCGCTCGGCGTGATCTCGTTCGACAAGGAAGGCGAGCTCAATCAGAAGGAATTCTACGTCGCGCAAATCAAGATGAAGGACGCGCGCAACGGCTCGTTCGTCTTCCTGAAGTAA
- a CDS encoding toxic anion resistance protein, with the protein MSDPNRNDGLPELTPPETLTPPTPTPAVTPQQSGEMVKITPDQASKLDQQARQFIDAVLTLDVQSEGFKSKIDSIHNLGNAEMRAAAGVSNRLLEKPMTATKNGLYDDKSGIAKGLLELRKTVEGLDPSRQGDMFGGRRLFGLLPMPAKVHDYFLKYQSAQGHLNAILTTLMKSQDELRKDNASIEQEKVNLWETMQKLRQYVYVGRRLDEALAEKVYELEQRDPEKARIVKEEMLFYTRQKVTDLLTQLAVCVQGYLALDLVRKNNLELIKGVDRATTTTMSALRTAVLVSQALANQKLVLDQITALNTTTGNLIESTSVMLRQQSQAIHEGAASATVSLDKLKAAFDNVYAALDTISDYKSQALSNMQKTVDVLSTQVDSAQKYLDRARGETLREATADLRLYDKDEIKL; encoded by the coding sequence ATGAGCGATCCGAACCGAAACGACGGCCTGCCCGAACTCACGCCGCCCGAGACGTTGACGCCGCCCACGCCGACGCCCGCGGTGACGCCGCAACAAAGCGGTGAGATGGTCAAGATCACGCCGGATCAAGCGTCGAAGCTCGATCAGCAAGCTCGTCAGTTCATCGACGCCGTGCTGACCCTCGACGTGCAAAGCGAAGGATTCAAGAGCAAGATCGATTCCATCCACAACCTCGGTAACGCCGAGATGCGAGCGGCAGCGGGCGTCTCCAACCGACTGCTGGAAAAGCCGATGACGGCGACGAAGAACGGCTTGTACGACGACAAGTCGGGCATCGCCAAGGGCCTGCTGGAGCTTCGCAAGACGGTCGAAGGCCTCGATCCCTCACGGCAAGGCGACATGTTCGGCGGTCGCCGCCTCTTCGGCTTGCTTCCCATGCCCGCCAAGGTCCACGACTACTTCTTGAAGTATCAATCGGCGCAAGGACACCTCAACGCCATCTTGACCACCTTGATGAAGTCGCAAGACGAGCTTCGCAAAGACAACGCCTCCATCGAGCAGGAGAAGGTCAACCTCTGGGAAACGATGCAGAAGTTGCGCCAATACGTCTACGTGGGGCGCCGCCTCGACGAGGCCCTCGCCGAGAAGGTGTACGAGTTGGAGCAGCGCGATCCCGAAAAGGCCCGCATCGTCAAGGAGGAGATGCTGTTCTACACGCGTCAAAAGGTCACGGACCTCCTCACGCAACTCGCCGTGTGCGTGCAGGGCTACCTCGCGCTCGACCTCGTGCGCAAAAACAACTTGGAGCTCATCAAAGGCGTCGACCGCGCGACGACCACGACGATGTCCGCGCTTCGCACGGCGGTTCTCGTGTCGCAGGCGCTCGCCAACCAGAAGCTCGTCCTCGACCAGATCACGGCCCTCAACACGACCACCGGTAACCTCATCGAGAGCACGTCCGTGATGCTGCGCCAGCAATCCCAAGCGATTCACGAGGGCGCGGCGAGCGCGACCGTGAGCCTCGACAAGCTCAAAGCGGCGTTCGACAACGTGTACGCGGCGCTCGACACCATCAGCGACTACAAGAGCCAGGCGCTGAGCAACATGCAAAAGACCGTCGACGTCCTCTCGACGCAAGTCGATTCCGCGCAAAAATACCTGGACCGCGCGCGCGGCGAGACGCTACGAGAAGCGACGGCCGACTTGCGCCTCTACGACAAGGACGAAATCAAGCTGTGA
- a CDS encoding PspA/IM30 family protein, translated as MSILDRLSRLLRANVNDLISRAEDPTKIIEQALLDMRDAYAQARSEVADSMAQLSKLEREQNTNTRLAQEYGEKAAEALKAGSEELAREALRRKKNYEDIAAGFSQQVATQSATVEELKTQLRALEGKIDEFQSKKELLQARAQTAKASQTLERMSGFDKSGSAMDAFEEMERRVAQQEDRAGAMRSLREENDLDAQLKNIGRDKAIDDELEKLKSQLGMGGSSSGGQQS; from the coding sequence ATGAGCATCCTGGACCGACTCAGCCGTCTGCTTCGCGCGAACGTCAACGATTTGATCTCGCGTGCCGAGGACCCCACCAAGATCATCGAGCAGGCTTTGCTCGACATGCGCGACGCGTATGCGCAGGCGCGCAGCGAAGTCGCCGATTCGATGGCGCAGTTGAGCAAGCTCGAACGCGAGCAAAACACCAACACCCGGCTCGCGCAGGAGTACGGCGAGAAAGCCGCCGAAGCCCTGAAGGCGGGGAGCGAGGAACTCGCGCGTGAAGCGCTGCGCCGCAAGAAGAACTACGAGGACATCGCCGCGGGCTTCTCCCAGCAAGTCGCGACGCAAAGCGCGACCGTCGAGGAACTCAAGACGCAACTGCGCGCCCTCGAAGGCAAGATCGACGAGTTCCAATCCAAGAAGGAACTTCTGCAAGCCCGCGCGCAAACCGCAAAGGCCAGCCAGACGTTGGAGCGCATGAGCGGCTTCGACAAGTCGGGCAGCGCCATGGACGCCTTCGAGGAGATGGAGCGCCGCGTGGCCCAGCAAGAAGACCGCGCGGGCGCCATGCGCTCGTTGCGCGAAGAGAACGACCTCGACGCGCAACTCAAGAACATCGGACGCGACAAGGCCATCGACGACGAACTCGAGAAGCTCAAGTCCCAGCTCGGCATGGGCGGATCGAGCTCGGGCGGTCAGCAAAGCTGA
- a CDS encoding LEA type 2 family protein gives MLKPIFSTPLARALSLAVLGTALLGGCVPRVPVVQVPTFEVQEIRLTSVGFTGLIPSSATLSLKLRVQNPNPFGIRVARAGGSLFLDGQNAGSIELPNVALSANGEATQSADVTLPLNLSNAATFLRAARGEAVSYRVDGTFSVDAGLLGRPTFGPFTLAQGVLRQPRILP, from the coding sequence ATGCTCAAGCCGATCTTTTCGACGCCCCTCGCGCGGGCGTTGTCCTTGGCGGTTCTCGGCACGGCACTGCTCGGCGGGTGCGTGCCGCGCGTGCCCGTCGTGCAAGTCCCGACCTTCGAGGTGCAAGAAATACGTCTCACGAGCGTGGGCTTCACGGGGCTGATTCCGTCGAGCGCCACCTTGTCGTTGAAGCTGCGCGTGCAGAACCCCAACCCCTTCGGCATTCGAGTGGCCCGTGCGGGCGGATCGCTGTTCCTCGACGGGCAGAACGCGGGCTCGATCGAACTCCCGAACGTCGCCCTCTCGGCGAACGGCGAGGCGACTCAAAGCGCGGACGTGACCTTGCCGCTCAATCTTTCCAACGCCGCGACGTTCCTGCGCGCGGCGCGAGGCGAGGCGGTGAGCTACCGAGTGGACGGGACCTTCTCGGTGGACGCGGGCCTCTTGGGACGACCGACGTTCGGACCGTTCACGTTGGCGCAAGGCGTGCTGCGCCAGCCGCGCATCCTGCCGTGA
- a CDS encoding branched-chain amino acid ABC transporter permease has translation MDFAQFLQNLLNGLSIGSVYAIFALGYTLIFSILGIINFAHGAIFALGAYLTFTLAVGEFGINGILKNVDLFPGVEGGSPIGFPLALLLGSLLAGLLGVLIERFAFRPLRARGADPLLALVSSLGVALVLVNLIQLLVGAEIYSFPSTIYGSLPPAVRFDVGDTPIVIRTVQVIIFVVSLVILLLLGYVIGRTKIGKALRAVAENPATASLLGISVDRYILITFFLSGFLGGLAGTLVSTSFGISGPYFGVTYGLKGLAVIVLGGLGSIPGAVVGGLVIGLAEAFVPAQFSAYKEAVAFAILFVILLVRPQGLLGRAVIQKV, from the coding sequence TTGGACTTCGCGCAGTTTTTGCAGAACCTGCTCAACGGCCTTTCCATCGGCTCGGTGTACGCCATCTTCGCCCTCGGCTACACGCTCATCTTCTCGATTCTCGGCATCATCAACTTCGCGCACGGAGCGATTTTCGCCCTCGGCGCGTACCTGACGTTCACGCTCGCGGTGGGAGAATTCGGCATCAACGGCATCTTGAAGAACGTCGACCTGTTTCCCGGCGTCGAGGGCGGCTCGCCGATCGGCTTTCCGCTCGCCTTGCTGCTCGGCTCGCTGCTCGCCGGACTGCTTGGCGTGCTGATCGAGCGCTTCGCCTTTCGTCCCCTGCGGGCGCGCGGCGCGGACCCCTTGCTCGCGCTCGTGTCGAGCCTCGGCGTGGCGCTCGTGCTCGTCAATCTCATCCAGTTGCTCGTCGGCGCGGAAATCTACTCCTTTCCCAGCACGATCTATGGAAGCTTGCCTCCCGCCGTACGTTTCGACGTCGGCGATACCCCCATCGTCATTCGCACGGTGCAGGTGATCATCTTCGTGGTGAGCCTCGTGATCCTGCTGCTGCTCGGCTACGTCATCGGCCGCACGAAGATCGGCAAGGCGCTTCGTGCGGTCGCCGAGAATCCCGCGACGGCCAGCTTGCTCGGCATCTCGGTCGATCGGTACATCCTCATCACGTTCTTCCTCTCGGGCTTTCTCGGCGGCCTCGCCGGAACGCTCGTGTCGACGTCCTTCGGCATCTCCGGGCCGTACTTCGGCGTGACGTACGGCCTCAAAGGTCTCGCCGTCATCGTGCTGGGCGGGCTGGGCTCGATTCCCGGCGCCGTCGTCGGCGGACTCGTGATCGGTCTGGCCGAAGCGTTCGTGCCCGCGCAATTCAGCGCGTACAAGGAAGCCGTCGCGTTCGCGATTCTCTTCGTCATCCTGCTCGTCCGTCCGCAAGGATTGCTGGGTCGAGCGGTCATTCAGAAGGTGTGA
- a CDS encoding ABC transporter ATP-binding protein, with protein MALLELDNVSVNYGAIQAIRSLSMTVEEGEVVTLIGANGAGKTTTLRAVSRLLKVREGRIVFRGQDLTRLAPDAVVRLGIAQSPEGRQVLARQSVQDNLELGAYLRGDRREVVEDLRRMYERFPRLGERRHQLAGTLSGGEQQMLAIARALMSRPKLLLLDEPSLGLAPIIVLEIFTIIRELADQGVTILLVEQNAKLAMNHSARTYVLEAGSITFSGPSARLVNDERVLHAYLGG; from the coding sequence GTGGCTTTGCTGGAATTGGACAACGTCAGCGTCAATTACGGCGCCATTCAGGCGATTCGCTCCTTGTCGATGACCGTCGAGGAAGGCGAGGTCGTCACGCTCATCGGAGCGAACGGGGCGGGCAAGACGACGACCCTCAGGGCCGTGTCGCGGCTGTTGAAGGTGCGCGAGGGCCGCATCGTGTTTCGCGGGCAAGACCTCACGCGGCTCGCCCCGGACGCGGTGGTGCGGCTTGGCATCGCCCAAAGTCCCGAGGGCCGTCAGGTGCTGGCGCGGCAAAGCGTGCAGGACAACTTGGAGCTCGGCGCGTACTTGCGTGGCGACCGCCGAGAAGTCGTGGAGGACTTGCGGCGCATGTACGAGCGCTTTCCACGCTTGGGAGAACGGCGGCATCAGCTCGCCGGGACCTTGTCGGGCGGTGAGCAGCAGATGCTGGCGATCGCGCGGGCGTTGATGAGCCGCCCGAAGCTGCTGCTGCTCGACGAGCCTTCGCTCGGCCTCGCGCCGATCATCGTGCTGGAGATCTTCACGATCATTCGCGAGCTCGCCGATCAAGGCGTCACGATTCTCCTCGTGGAGCAAAACGCGAAGCTCGCGATGAATCACAGCGCGCGGACGTACGTGCTGGAGGCTGGTTCCATCACCTTCAGCGGTCCCTCCGCTCGCCTCGTGAACGACGAGCGCGTGCTTCACGCCTACTTGGGCGGTTGA
- the dxs gene encoding 1-deoxy-D-xylulose-5-phosphate synthase, whose protein sequence is MLDAILSPEDLKKLRKEDLPNVSRELRDEIIRVCSLGGGHLASSLGAVEIIVALHYVLNSPRDRILFDVGHQAYAHKMLTGRRDRMPTIKKEGGLSGFTKVSESEHDAITVGHASTSLANALGMAYARDSLGQDYRIAAVIGDGALTGGMALAALNTIGDSGKKMLIILNDNEMSISENVGAMNKFMRTLQVQKWFQESEGAGKKAVGAFSKPLADMLSRAKDSARHFFDPASVNPFAAMGVRYVGPVDGHDVLELVYLVEKLVELDGPTILHVVTKKGKGLDYAEADPIKWHGPGKFDPETGEAPKSSAYSWSTAFGDAATELARHDPRVFVITPAMREGSGLVKYSREHPNRYLDVGIAEEVAVTSGAGMALQGLRPIVAIYSTFLQRAYDQVVHDVAIENLPVMFAIDRGGVVGPDGATHNGVFDLSFLRSIPNVRIGLPKDASELRGMLKAGMKIGGPVAIRYPRGNTERVPEGTWPDLEWGTWERLVEGDAVVVLAGGKALEYTLKAVQDLPGVGVVNARFVKPLDEAMLRQLAVKARAFVTVEDNTRVGGFGSAVLEFLSEAGLKTPVRVLGIPDEFQEHASVESVHARSGIDAQAIRTVLAELGVDVPIEI, encoded by the coding sequence CTGCTGGACGCCATTCTTTCGCCGGAGGACCTCAAGAAGCTTCGCAAGGAGGACCTTCCGAACGTGTCGCGCGAGCTTCGCGACGAGATCATCCGGGTGTGTTCGCTCGGCGGAGGGCACCTCGCGTCGAGCCTCGGGGCCGTGGAGATCATCGTGGCGCTTCACTATGTGCTGAACTCGCCGCGCGACCGTATCTTGTTCGACGTCGGCCACCAAGCGTACGCGCACAAGATGCTGACAGGTCGGCGCGACCGCATGCCGACCATCAAGAAGGAAGGCGGCCTGAGCGGCTTCACGAAAGTCTCCGAAAGCGAGCACGACGCGATCACCGTGGGGCATGCCTCGACGAGCCTCGCGAACGCGCTCGGGATGGCGTACGCGCGCGACAGCCTCGGGCAGGACTACCGCATCGCCGCCGTCATTGGCGACGGAGCGCTCACCGGCGGCATGGCCCTGGCCGCCCTCAACACCATCGGCGACTCGGGCAAGAAGATGCTGATCATCCTCAACGACAACGAGATGAGCATCTCCGAGAACGTCGGCGCGATGAACAAGTTCATGCGGACCCTGCAAGTGCAAAAGTGGTTCCAGGAGTCCGAGGGGGCGGGCAAGAAGGCGGTCGGAGCGTTCAGCAAGCCGCTCGCCGACATGCTCTCGCGCGCCAAGGACTCCGCTCGGCACTTCTTCGACCCCGCTTCCGTGAATCCCTTCGCGGCGATGGGCGTGCGCTACGTCGGTCCCGTGGACGGCCACGACGTCCTCGAGCTCGTGTACCTCGTGGAAAAGCTCGTGGAGCTCGACGGCCCGACGATTCTGCACGTCGTGACGAAGAAGGGCAAGGGCCTCGATTACGCCGAGGCCGACCCCATCAAGTGGCACGGTCCCGGCAAGTTCGATCCGGAGACGGGCGAGGCGCCGAAGTCCAGCGCGTACTCGTGGAGCACCGCCTTCGGAGACGCCGCCACGGAACTCGCGCGCCACGATCCGCGGGTGTTCGTCATCACGCCCGCGATGCGCGAAGGGTCGGGCCTCGTGAAGTACAGCCGCGAGCACCCGAATCGCTACCTCGACGTCGGCATCGCCGAGGAAGTCGCCGTGACGTCCGGGGCCGGCATGGCGTTGCAGGGCTTGAGACCCATCGTGGCGATCTACTCGACGTTCTTGCAGCGCGCCTATGATCAAGTCGTGCACGACGTCGCCATCGAGAACTTGCCGGTGATGTTCGCGATCGACCGTGGCGGTGTCGTCGGGCCGGACGGCGCGACGCACAACGGCGTGTTCGACCTCTCGTTTCTCCGAAGCATCCCCAACGTGCGCATCGGCTTGCCGAAGGACGCCTCCGAGCTTCGTGGAATGCTGAAGGCAGGCATGAAGATCGGCGGTCCCGTCGCGATTCGTTACCCGCGCGGCAACACCGAGCGCGTTCCCGAAGGCACGTGGCCCGACTTGGAGTGGGGCACGTGGGAGCGCCTCGTGGAAGGCGACGCCGTCGTCGTCTTGGCGGGCGGCAAGGCGCTCGAGTACACGCTCAAGGCCGTCCAGGACTTGCCGGGCGTGGGCGTCGTGAACGCGCGCTTCGTGAAGCCGCTCGACGAGGCGATGCTGCGGCAACTCGCGGTCAAGGCGCGCGCCTTCGTGACGGTGGAGGACAACACGCGCGTCGGCGGGTTCGGCTCGGCGGTGCTGGAGTTCCTGAGCGAGGCGGGACTCAAGACGCCCGTGCGGGTCCTCGGCATTCCCGACGAATTTCAAGAGCACGCCTCGGTGGAGAGCGTGCACGCCCGAAGCGGCATCGACGCGCAGGCGATTCGGACGGTGCTCGCCGAGCTCGGCGTGGACGTACCGATCGAAATCTGA
- a CDS encoding branched-chain amino acid ABC transporter permease, producing MDFLQNYGFLLATLVQQALLGLSLYFPLLSGQLSLASPGFYALGGYVAAILLVNPAFAGLRDALGNWTFVLTWLVAGLICAVLGLLVGIPALRLRGIYLALATVAFVQILQYVALNLDVTGGAVGLFGIPQAFGFQDRWQYLLLFLPLLAVTLLFTRQLERSRTGRAFRAIRDDELAADAMGIPPTRYKVLAFVIGAVLAGIVGAMSAPFLNTWNARQGTFDASIAFLAYVLIGGSRNMWGPVLGGTLLAALPEVLRPLQDWRLVINGLVLVLASLYLPQGLVGLFTRRRAPSARPAKAEVAK from the coding sequence GTGGACTTTCTGCAAAACTACGGCTTTTTGCTCGCGACGCTCGTTCAGCAAGCGCTGCTCGGTCTGAGCTTGTACTTTCCCCTGCTGTCCGGTCAACTCAGCCTCGCGTCGCCCGGCTTCTACGCGCTCGGCGGGTACGTCGCGGCGATCCTGCTGGTCAATCCGGCGTTCGCGGGCCTGCGCGACGCGCTCGGCAACTGGACGTTCGTGCTGACGTGGCTCGTCGCCGGGCTGATTTGCGCGGTGCTCGGTTTGCTCGTCGGCATTCCTGCTTTGCGGCTGCGCGGCATCTACCTCGCGCTCGCGACGGTCGCCTTCGTGCAGATCCTGCAGTACGTGGCCCTCAACCTCGACGTGACGGGCGGCGCGGTCGGCTTGTTCGGCATTCCGCAGGCGTTCGGCTTTCAGGACCGCTGGCAGTACCTGCTGCTGTTCTTGCCGCTGCTCGCCGTGACCCTGCTGTTCACGCGGCAACTCGAACGCTCTCGCACGGGGCGCGCCTTTCGCGCCATTCGCGACGACGAACTCGCGGCGGACGCCATGGGCATCCCGCCGACGCGCTACAAAGTGCTGGCGTTCGTGATCGGCGCGGTCCTCGCCGGCATCGTCGGAGCGATGAGCGCGCCTTTCCTCAACACCTGGAACGCGCGGCAAGGCACCTTCGACGCCTCGATCGCCTTTTTGGCGTACGTCCTGATCGGTGGAAGCCGCAACATGTGGGGGCCCGTGCTCGGCGGGACGTTGCTCGCCGCCCTGCCGGAAGTGCTGCGTCCCTTGCAAGATTGGCGGCTTGTCATTAACGGCCTCGTCCTCGTCCTCGCGAGCTTGTACTTGCCGCAAGGTCTCGTCGGGTTGTTCACGCGCCGCCGCGCTCCGTCCGCGCGGCCCGCGAAGGCGGAGGTGGCGAAGTGA
- a CDS encoding ABC transporter ATP-binding protein: MTSDASGAPILQARGLTRRFGGLVAVNNVSFEVRRGEIFGLIGPNGAGKTTLFNLMTGLTPPSGGALQFEGRDVTNAAPHRVASLGLSRTFQNIRLFRTLSALENVKIAQHTRTSAGFWRGIFGADRAEERAVSEQAWELLDLVGLADRAHELAANFSYGDQRRLEIARALASQPKVLLLDEPAAGMNSAEKSVLTTFIRTIRDRFDLTVLVIEHHVPLVMNLCDRIAVLNFGELIAVGDPASVSRDPKVVEAYLGAEA; the protein is encoded by the coding sequence GTGACTTCCGATGCATCCGGCGCGCCGATCTTGCAGGCGCGCGGACTCACGCGCCGTTTCGGCGGTTTGGTCGCCGTGAACAACGTATCGTTCGAAGTGCGGCGAGGCGAGATCTTCGGGCTCATCGGGCCGAACGGGGCGGGCAAGACGACCTTGTTCAATCTCATGACGGGCTTGACGCCGCCCTCGGGCGGAGCTTTGCAGTTCGAGGGACGCGACGTGACGAACGCCGCTCCGCACCGCGTCGCCTCGCTCGGTTTGAGCCGCACCTTTCAAAACATCCGCCTCTTCCGCACGCTCAGCGCGCTCGAAAACGTCAAGATCGCGCAACATACTCGAACGAGCGCCGGATTCTGGCGCGGCATCTTTGGTGCGGACCGAGCCGAGGAACGCGCGGTGAGCGAGCAGGCTTGGGAGTTGCTGGACCTCGTGGGACTGGCCGACCGAGCGCACGAACTGGCCGCGAACTTCAGTTACGGCGATCAGCGACGTCTCGAAATCGCGCGGGCCCTCGCGTCACAACCGAAAGTGCTGCTGCTCGACGAGCCCGCCGCCGGAATGAACTCGGCGGAGAAGAGTGTGTTGACGACCTTCATCCGCACGATTCGGGATCGCTTCGACCTCACCGTGCTCGTGATCGAGCACCACGTCCCCCTCGTCATGAACTTGTGCGACCGCATCGCCGTGCTGAACTTCGGCGAGCTCATCGCCGTCGGTGACCCGGCGAGCGTTTCGCGCGACCCGAAGGTCGTCGAGGCGTACCTCGGCGCCGAGGCTTGA